In a single window of the Flavobacterium ammoniigenes genome:
- a CDS encoding TetR/AcrR family transcriptional regulator encodes MKSNFTDKQIHILEAAENLFADKGFEGTSIRDISKVAKINIAMISYYFGSKERLLESLLFYRTSDLKNQLDHLIVEELAPIDKINKLIALYINRINKNKGIYRIIHFEFNSEKRAKSLAAFAELKKGNLKTLETIIAEGQKKGVFRKDIIVPLLTPTILGTFFHFQMNKPFFEEVLQLKTKESFENYITNELTNHIQQTIKALLIHEEN; translated from the coding sequence TTGAAAAGTAATTTCACTGACAAACAGATCCATATTTTAGAAGCCGCAGAAAACTTATTTGCCGATAAGGGTTTTGAAGGCACTTCCATTCGGGATATTTCAAAAGTAGCGAAGATCAATATTGCCATGATTTCGTATTATTTTGGTTCGAAAGAACGTTTATTGGAATCTTTGCTTTTTTACAGAACTTCAGATCTAAAAAATCAATTGGATCATTTAATTGTAGAAGAATTAGCACCTATTGACAAAATCAATAAACTGATTGCCTTATACATCAATCGAATTAATAAAAACAAAGGTATTTATCGCATTATCCATTTTGAATTCAATTCGGAAAAAAGAGCCAAGAGTTTAGCTGCATTTGCAGAGTTAAAAAAAGGCAATCTTAAAACACTGGAAACCATCATTGCAGAAGGACAGAAAAAAGGAGTATTTAGAAAAGACATCATTGTTCCCCTTCTCACCCCAACAATTTTAGGAACCTTCTTTCATTTTCAAATGAACAAGCCCTTTTTTGAAGAAGTGCTTCAGTTAAAAACGAAAGAATCTTTTGAAAACTATATTACAAACGAATTAACAAATCACATTCAACAAACCATAAAAGCATTACTGATACATGAAGAAAATTAA
- a CDS encoding anthranilate synthase component II, with protein MKKILVIDNYDSFTYNLVHYLEDLDCEVTVYRNDEFEMEEIARFDKILLSPGPGIPDEAGFLKQVIQQYGPTKSIFGVCLGQQAIGEVYGGTLSNLDKVYHGVATNVTKAVNDELLFEGLDNEFEVGRYHSWVVDTNLPDCLEATSFDANGQVMSLRHKTYDVRGVQFHPESVLTPNGKKMLENWVKA; from the coding sequence ATGAAAAAGATATTAGTCATAGACAATTACGATAGCTTCACCTACAATCTAGTTCACTATTTAGAAGACTTAGATTGCGAGGTAACAGTGTATAGAAATGATGAATTTGAAATGGAAGAAATTGCTCGTTTTGACAAAATTTTATTGTCGCCAGGTCCTGGAATTCCTGATGAAGCGGGTTTTTTGAAACAAGTCATTCAGCAGTACGGACCGACCAAAAGTATTTTTGGCGTATGCCTAGGACAACAAGCGATTGGTGAAGTCTATGGCGGAACACTTTCCAATTTAGACAAAGTCTATCATGGTGTAGCGACAAATGTCACTAAAGCGGTGAACGACGAATTGCTTTTTGAAGGCTTAGACAACGAATTTGAAGTAGGACGTTACCATTCTTGGGTAGTCGATACTAACCTACCCGATTGTTTGGAAGCTACTTCATTTGACGCCAACGGACAAGTGATGTCGCTCCGCCATAAAACCTATGATGTTAGAGGAGTACAATTTCACCCAGAAAGTGTCTTGACTCCTAACGGAAAGAAAATGTTAGAAAATTGGGTGAAAGCTTAA
- the trpA gene encoding tryptophan synthase subunit alpha, whose product MNRINQKLQENKKILSIYFSAGYPSLNDTVQIIQDLEKSGVDMIEIGLPFSDPLADGPTIQASSTQALHNGMTTQVLFDQLKDIRKTVSIPLVIMGYFNPMLQYGVEEFCKKCAEIGIDGLIIPDLPVDVYADQYKATFEKYGLINIFLITPQTAEERIRFIDSVSDGFIYMVSSASVTGSLTGFGNTQENYFKRIAGMNLNNPQIIGFGINNAETFKQATQFAKGAIIGSAFINHLTQNGTGKIEEFVNGIR is encoded by the coding sequence ATGAACAGAATCAATCAAAAATTACAAGAGAATAAAAAAATACTATCCATATATTTTTCTGCGGGTTATCCAAGCCTAAATGATACCGTACAAATCATTCAAGATTTGGAAAAAAGTGGAGTTGATATGATCGAAATTGGGTTGCCTTTTAGCGATCCATTGGCAGATGGACCAACGATTCAAGCGAGTTCCACCCAGGCTTTACATAATGGAATGACAACTCAAGTATTGTTTGACCAATTGAAAGACATTCGAAAAACGGTTTCCATCCCATTAGTGATTATGGGGTATTTTAACCCAATGTTGCAGTATGGTGTGGAAGAATTCTGTAAGAAATGTGCTGAAATAGGCATTGACGGTTTAATCATCCCAGACCTACCTGTGGATGTCTATGCAGACCAATACAAAGCCACTTTCGAGAAGTACGGACTGATCAACATATTCTTAATCACTCCACAAACGGCAGAAGAACGTATCCGTTTTATTGACAGCGTATCGGACGGATTTATTTATATGGTGAGTTCAGCAAGTGTGACGGGTTCGCTAACAGGTTTTGGAAACACACAAGAAAATTATTTCAAGCGAATAGCCGGCATGAATTTGAATAACCCGCAAATCATTGGATTTGGAATCAACAATGCTGAAACCTTTAAACAGGCAACACAATTTGCCAAAGGTGCCATTATTGGAAGTGCATTCATTAATCATCTTACACAGAATGGGACAGGAAAAATCGAAGAATTTGTAAATGGGATTCGATAG
- the trpC gene encoding indole-3-glycerol phosphate synthase TrpC codes for MNILDKIIFDKRREVVLKKSIIPVSQLEASVFFEKQTISLSHNLRNSNSGIIAEHKRRSPSKAEINYGFTVEEVVKGYETAGACGISVLTDGKYFGGSLDDLLLARATVNIPLLRKEFIVDEYQILEAKAHGADLILLIAAVLSREEIKSLSEFAHRLGLEVLLEVHNQEELEKSIMPSLDMIGVNNRNLKTFEVSLDFSKELAAQIPNDFVKVSESGISSIEAITELKPYGYQGFLIGENFMKTDNAGQAAKEFIAQLK; via the coding sequence ATGAACATACTCGACAAAATAATATTCGACAAACGAAGAGAGGTAGTGCTCAAAAAATCGATTATTCCAGTTTCCCAATTGGAAGCATCGGTATTCTTTGAAAAACAAACTATTTCGTTGAGCCATAATTTACGCAACAGTAATTCTGGAATTATTGCCGAACACAAACGACGTTCCCCTTCAAAAGCTGAAATCAATTACGGTTTTACCGTAGAAGAAGTAGTCAAAGGTTATGAAACGGCTGGTGCTTGTGGTATTTCAGTTTTAACAGATGGCAAATATTTTGGTGGATCATTAGACGATTTGTTGTTAGCTAGAGCTACAGTCAACATTCCGCTATTACGAAAAGAATTCATAGTAGACGAATACCAAATCTTGGAAGCCAAAGCCCACGGAGCTGATTTAATTCTGCTAATTGCTGCGGTGTTGAGCCGGGAAGAAATCAAGAGTTTGTCTGAATTTGCACATCGTTTAGGATTGGAAGTCCTTCTGGAAGTGCACAATCAAGAAGAATTAGAGAAATCGATTATGCCAAGTTTGGACATGATTGGAGTCAACAACCGAAATCTGAAAACCTTTGAAGTGAGTTTGGATTTCAGTAAAGAATTGGCAGCCCAAATTCCGAACGACTTTGTAAAGGTGTCCGAAAGTGGAATCTCTTCTATTGAAGCGATAACCGAATTAAAACCGTATGGCTATCAAGGGTTTTTAATTGGTGAAAACTTTATGAAAACCGACAATGCAGGTCAAGCGGCTAAAGAATTTATAGCTCAATTAAAGTAA
- a CDS encoding phosphoribosylanthranilate isomerase, whose protein sequence is MKLKICGMKYPDNILEVGTLLPDYMGFIFWEKSARYFDGTLPTLPQSIKKIGVFVNANKEEIEAQVLKHDLQAVQLHGQESVAFCHELKNTLANTTEIIKVFSVDDTFDFNQLEPFETVCDYFLFDTKGKLPGGNGTTFDWKVLEQYPSQKPFFLSGGIGLDEIDLVKQILKTDLPIIAIDVNSKFEIEAGLKNKEELDRFKQKINF, encoded by the coding sequence ATGAAACTCAAGATCTGCGGCATGAAATACCCCGACAATATTCTCGAAGTAGGAACGCTCCTACCCGATTATATGGGCTTTATATTCTGGGAAAAGTCGGCACGCTATTTTGATGGAACCCTACCTACTTTGCCCCAAAGCATTAAAAAAATTGGAGTTTTTGTCAATGCTAATAAAGAAGAAATTGAAGCACAGGTATTGAAACACGATTTGCAAGCGGTTCAATTGCACGGACAGGAATCAGTAGCTTTTTGCCATGAGTTAAAAAATACTTTGGCTAATACGACTGAAATTATCAAGGTGTTTTCGGTGGATGACACATTTGATTTTAACCAATTAGAGCCTTTCGAAACGGTTTGTGATTATTTCCTTTTTGACACCAAAGGAAAACTACCTGGAGGCAATGGAACCACTTTCGATTGGAAAGTACTGGAACAATATCCATCGCAAAAACCATTTTTTTTAAGTGGCGGCATTGGATTGGATGAAATCGATTTGGTCAAACAAATACTAAAAACCGATTTACCCATTATTGCTATTGATGTAAATAGTAAATTTGAAATCGAAGCCGGATTAAAAAACAAAGAAGAATTAGATCGTTTTAAACAAAAAATAAACTTTTAA
- the trpD gene encoding anthranilate phosphoribosyltransferase gives MKNILNRLINHELLSKEEAKNVLVNISNGAYNPSQIASFLTVYMMRSISIEELAGFREALLDLCIRVDLSAYNTIDLCGTGGDGKDTFNISTLASFVAAGAGIKVAKHGNYGVSSISGSSNVMEKMGIKFSNDAGFLEKCMEKAGICILHAPLFHPAMKNVGPIRKELGVKTFFNMLGPMVNPAFPQNQLVGVFNLELARMYAYLYQNTDRNFTILHSLDGYDEVSLTCPTKCITNTKELMLNPDDFGVRLLSQTEIEGGKTIEASAQLFTDIISGKGTEAQNNVVCANAAMAIATVTQCSPLEGFELAKESLFSGKGLQALKTLQELSK, from the coding sequence ATGAAAAACATACTCAACAGACTGATCAATCATGAACTGCTTTCGAAAGAAGAAGCAAAAAATGTCTTGGTAAACATCTCCAACGGAGCCTACAACCCAAGCCAAATTGCCTCTTTCCTAACGGTCTATATGATGCGTAGCATTAGCATCGAAGAATTAGCCGGTTTTCGTGAAGCTTTATTGGATTTGTGTATCCGTGTCGATTTATCAGCTTATAATACAATCGATTTGTGCGGAACAGGTGGTGATGGAAAAGACACCTTCAATATTTCGACTTTGGCGTCTTTTGTAGCTGCTGGAGCCGGAATCAAGGTGGCAAAACATGGGAATTATGGTGTTTCGTCTATTTCAGGATCGAGTAATGTGATGGAAAAAATGGGAATCAAATTCAGTAATGATGCTGGTTTCTTAGAAAAATGTATGGAGAAAGCAGGAATCTGTATTTTGCATGCACCGCTCTTCCACCCAGCTATGAAAAATGTAGGTCCTATTCGAAAAGAATTAGGGGTGAAAACTTTCTTCAATATGCTGGGACCTATGGTAAATCCCGCTTTCCCTCAGAATCAGTTGGTAGGTGTTTTTAATTTAGAATTGGCTCGAATGTATGCGTATTTGTACCAAAACACCGATAGAAATTTTACCATTTTGCATTCACTTGACGGCTATGACGAAGTATCCTTAACTTGCCCAACCAAATGCATTACGAATACCAAAGAATTAATGCTGAATCCGGATGATTTTGGGGTGCGTTTATTGTCTCAAACCGAAATTGAAGGAGGTAAAACCATTGAAGCATCAGCCCAATTGTTTACGGATATTATTTCAGGAAAAGGAACTGAAGCACAAAACAATGTGGTTTGTGCCAATGCAGCAATGGCGATTGCAACGGTAACCCAATGCAGTCCTTTAGAAGGGTTTGAATTAGCCAAAGAGAGTTTGTTCTCTGGAAAAGGATTGCAAGCCTTAAAAACGTTACAAGAATTAAGTAAATAA
- the trpB gene encoding tryptophan synthase subunit beta — protein sequence MSYNVNEKGYYGEFGGAYIPEMLYPNVEELRQNYLKITAEPEFQAEFDDLLKEYVGRPTPLYFAKRLSEKYNTKVYLKREDLCHTGAHKVNNTIGQILLAKRLGKKRIIAETGAGQHGVATATVCALMGLECIVYMGEIDIKRQAPNVARMKMLGAEVRPAMSGSRTLKDATNEAIRDWINNPVDTYYIIGSVVGPHPYPDMVARFQSVISKEIKSQLLEKEGKENPDYVIACVGGGSNAAGAYYHFLDEKDVTIIAVEAAGLGVHSGESAATSALGKVGVIHGSKTLLMQTPDGQITEPYSISAGLDYPGVGPMHANLYATGRAQFISITDEQAMHWGLELSKLEGIIPAIETAHAFAVLDEMKFKPNDVVVINLSGRGDKDLNTYIDYFKL from the coding sequence ATGAGTTACAACGTCAATGAAAAAGGGTATTACGGAGAATTTGGAGGAGCTTACATTCCTGAAATGTTATACCCCAATGTAGAAGAATTACGTCAAAATTATTTAAAAATAACGGCTGAACCTGAGTTTCAAGCTGAGTTTGACGATTTGTTAAAAGAATATGTGGGACGCCCTACTCCACTTTATTTTGCAAAACGTTTATCAGAAAAATACAATACCAAAGTCTACCTCAAAAGAGAAGATTTGTGCCATACAGGAGCGCATAAAGTAAACAATACCATTGGGCAAATTTTATTAGCCAAACGTTTAGGGAAAAAGCGAATTATTGCCGAAACGGGAGCTGGTCAACACGGTGTAGCTACCGCAACTGTTTGTGCTTTAATGGGATTGGAATGTATTGTGTACATGGGTGAAATTGATATCAAACGACAAGCACCCAATGTAGCTCGTATGAAGATGTTAGGAGCCGAAGTACGACCGGCCATGTCGGGTTCACGTACCTTAAAAGATGCTACAAACGAAGCGATTCGCGATTGGATTAACAATCCGGTTGATACCTATTACATTATTGGCTCTGTAGTGGGACCACATCCTTATCCGGACATGGTAGCGCGATTCCAATCGGTAATTTCGAAAGAAATCAAAAGCCAATTATTGGAAAAAGAAGGAAAAGAAAATCCAGATTATGTGATTGCATGTGTCGGTGGAGGTAGTAATGCTGCAGGAGCCTATTACCACTTTTTGGATGAAAAAGACGTTACTATCATTGCTGTAGAAGCAGCAGGATTAGGAGTACATTCCGGTGAAAGTGCCGCTACCTCCGCTTTAGGAAAAGTAGGTGTTATTCATGGGAGTAAAACCTTATTGATGCAAACCCCAGACGGTCAAATAACAGAACCCTACTCTATTTCAGCAGGACTGGATTATCCTGGTGTAGGACCAATGCACGCCAATTTATATGCAACCGGTAGAGCACAATTCATCTCAATTACCGATGAACAAGCGATGCATTGGGGATTGGAATTATCTAAATTAGAAGGTATCATTCCGGCAATCGAAACGGCGCATGCCTTTGCGGTTTTGGACGAAATGAAATTCAAACCAAATGATGTGGTCGTAATTAATTTATCGGGACGTGGCGACAAAGATTTGAATACTTATATTGATTATTTTAAATTATAA
- a CDS encoding TolC family protein produces the protein MKKINRFLLVGLSIFGINTIAAQGKRSLTLEESVHLAWDNSNEVGLANAKVLSKKYELQSAKNNQYPEFKISGQYQRLANAAIDLKSTQNSNSGTLPIVDQLIIGQANATLPIFAGFKVQNNIQLHDNLYQAEAANTLHTKEEVAIQVINLYARLFKAQKTIALLKENQKRAEQRAYDFGELEKNEIIARNDLLKAQLQVSKIKLSIVEEMNHENTINFQLITLLKLPAGTQLEIRESDFANFKMDNIPTNEEPALANRKDLQAIQLQGKASKVNVQLAKGNYYPTINFIGGYVMLDLKNVVTVQNAMNFGMGISYDLSSIFKNDAAVKLAESKLTEIKNSEAMLTDYIKIEVQKAIEDYHLAIQQNEVYAESVAQSSENYRIIKDKYDNGLANTNDLLEADVEQLSANINKTLAKANIIQKYYALLNATGQLTATFTISKL, from the coding sequence ATGAAGAAAATTAATCGATTCTTGCTCGTTGGACTATCCATTTTTGGGATAAACACCATAGCTGCTCAAGGAAAAAGAAGTCTGACACTAGAAGAGTCAGTTCATTTGGCTTGGGACAATAGTAACGAAGTAGGATTGGCAAATGCCAAGGTGCTCTCAAAGAAATACGAATTACAGTCGGCTAAGAACAATCAGTATCCTGAATTTAAAATTTCGGGACAATACCAACGATTGGCTAATGCGGCTATCGATTTAAAGTCAACACAAAATTCCAATTCTGGTACTTTGCCAATCGTTGACCAATTAATCATTGGACAAGCCAATGCAACTTTACCCATTTTTGCAGGATTTAAAGTGCAAAATAACATTCAGTTACACGACAATTTATACCAAGCTGAGGCAGCCAATACTTTGCATACTAAAGAAGAGGTGGCGATTCAAGTGATAAATTTGTATGCTCGTTTATTCAAAGCGCAAAAAACTATAGCACTTTTGAAAGAAAACCAAAAAAGAGCAGAACAACGTGCCTATGATTTTGGCGAATTAGAAAAAAATGAAATCATTGCTCGAAATGATTTATTGAAAGCACAATTGCAAGTCTCTAAAATCAAGTTATCGATTGTAGAAGAAATGAATCATGAAAATACCATCAACTTTCAATTAATCACTTTATTAAAACTCCCTGCGGGTACCCAATTAGAAATTCGGGAAAGTGATTTTGCTAATTTCAAAATGGACAATATCCCAACCAATGAAGAACCTGCATTAGCTAACCGAAAAGATTTGCAAGCCATTCAATTACAAGGAAAAGCAAGCAAAGTGAATGTCCAATTAGCCAAAGGGAATTATTACCCAACTATCAATTTTATTGGTGGTTATGTCATGTTAGATCTTAAAAATGTGGTAACGGTACAAAATGCAATGAACTTTGGTATGGGAATATCTTATGATTTGAGTTCTATTTTTAAAAATGATGCTGCAGTAAAATTAGCTGAAAGTAAACTGACTGAAATTAAAAATTCAGAAGCTATGCTAACGGATTATATCAAAATTGAAGTTCAAAAAGCAATAGAGGATTACCATTTGGCTATCCAACAAAATGAAGTTTATGCGGAATCCGTTGCGCAATCATCTGAAAATTACCGAATCATCAAAGACAAATACGATAACGGCTTAGCCAATACCAATGATTTATTAGAAGCCGACGTAGAACAACTAAGCGCCAATATTAATAAAACATTAGCCAAAGCCAATATCATTCAAAAATACTACGCCTTACTGAATGCAACAGGGCAATTAACTGCTACTTTCACTATTTCAAAACTATAA